GTTCCTTGCTTTGGAATAATCAAACACGTGTGTGATAATTTAGAATTCTTTCTATGTTTTGCGGTGACCCCGGAAGGATGAATGGTTAATGCGGCCATGTCTCGAATCTCTTTCATCCGGGCAGTTCGCGACGCAACTTCCCATTTATTCAACTCACTCTCAACACAATAGCTGTACCACATCCCTAAACCGCCTAATCCAGCAAAAGGAGGTGTTGTGCAGAAGTTGATCTTCGTCTGGATATACAATGTAGATTTGGTGACTTTTAGTAATGCCATTTTAAGAGCCCTGCTAGATATTAAAATTTACGGGTGAGTTCCTTACCACCCAGTTTCGGCTGTTAATAAAACAATGTCAATTTGTTCCACATCATTAAGTTAGGCATTCCCATGTTGAGACCAATTTTCATCCAGTCACTGGAATCTCAGACCGGAATTTAAAATAGGAGTCTATCCCATCTGGGTTTTCTAAGTGCGAAATCTTTAGAAAAAGGGTAAGCCTACGGGGTCATGTCTCGACTATTGACTAAATCTCTCAGTGGAGGGGTTATTATGCTTTGCCGAGAAGGCGTTCAACCATCCCTGGCCAATCTGGGGCATCGGGATCGAACTTGATGAGCTCGTCCTTGATTTTGTCTGCTCTATTTTTGCCGCGTGGAACGAAGCTGAGACATTGAAAGACGGTTCGCTCGTGACGGGTTGGGCTGTTGCTGATAAAGATAAAAAGGGAAATGAACCCAATGCCCTTAAAAACGCTACTCCCTGCAGCAAGCAACGGGGTATCTACGCATTTTTCTCCCCACACAGCGGGGACCGGACTTTGGGGATGAGCTTCTTTTTTAGAACCCCGCAGCGAGCAACGGGGAATGAACCAGTTCAATCGTGGCGCTTGTTGCCGAAAACGCAAAATGACACGAAAACCTGATGCCCCACCCGCTTAAGTGATGAAATTTAGCAAATATCGGGATAAATTCGATGATATTTTGTTAAATGAGTGATTTGAAAGCGCTAAATAAACAATTTTTTGGAAATCACTCTAACGCTAAAATGATTTAATTGTATGGAATTTAGCGATTATTTGGTTTAATCATGCAAAAATTATTAAGTACGAGCATTTTCAACTTTTAAACGGATAAATTTTTATGGCATTGATTTTTGGTTCATCCGACCCGCTTCGATCCGGTGAAATCTCGCGAAAAGTAAAAGCGGGAAAGCTGCGGAAGCTTGCCAGCAAGCTTTATACGGATGATCTGCGTTCAAAACCGGAGGACATAATCAGACGGGCACGCCTTGAAATTGCGGCTCATTTCTACCCTGGAGCGGTTATCAGTCATCGTTCCGCTCTTGAGGGGACTGTGTCTCCTGCGGGAAAATTGCATTTGAGCGTGCCTGGAACTGTTGCTCCCGTGCGGAAATTACCAGTGGAGAGCCATAAGGGGACACGTCTTGGATATTGACAAAACACCTAACAACTTCCCTGTCCACTATTGAACGAGCGCTTTGCAGTTGAGCTATTTTTTGGCCTTCACGACAAATTCCCGGGTAGCCCATTCCCGATTCTCTTGGCCGGAGATGTATTTCATCACGTAGTTACCCGGTTCCTCGGGCGCTTTAAACTGAAGGGTGCTTCCCCGGGCTGAGTATTGATAGGAAAGATACTTCGGAGACAGCAAAACGGGTCATGTCTTGGAGACAGGTATGATCTAAACAGATCGGTAACAGATTGTCTAAAGACATAGGTAACACTTTTAATTGGGCGTTATGCCCTGGAAAGAAGTAGATCCTATAAGAATCAGTCTAATTATCCATGACACCCCGACTCTGATTCCTTTCATAATCATGTCCACTTCCCCAAGGGCATCGTTTAAAATGGAAAAACACCGTAAAGTTCTGGTGAGCGCCCTTCCATTCGGTTACCCGCTTCGTTTCTGTTTTTCATGAATCGCCAATAATTAGACTGGTCCCTGCTTTGTTCTACGTTCTTGCATCAACGATGCCTCCTATATCCCTGGGGTCAATCTGCGTGAAGATGGTGGATACACTGCGAAATAGATTGCCCCCACGCTATTGACTGAGGTGACGATTTAGAATCGCCGGAATCCTTTGGATTTGTATGACATAGGGAATGGCAATAAAAGTCCCAACTATTAACGAGGTTCGAGATGCAGTGACTGTAATCCGTGAGCATTTTTCACCGGCTCCGTTGATCCGATCCTATCCATTGGAAAAGCGTCTTGGACTTCCAGAATCGCGTCGCGTTTGGATTAAGGATTATGGATGGACTCCAGTTGGATCGTTTAAGTTGATGGGCGCACTGAATTGGATGGCCAACAATTGCGAACTGATTGGTGAGCGTTGCGTGGCGGCCCATTCATCGGGAAATTTTGCGTCGGGTATTTCGTTTGCGGGCATGCGGTATGGGAAACGAGTGATTGTGGTGATGCCAGACAATGCGCCGGAGATTAAATTCAAACGGACGCGATCCTTTGGAGCTGAAGTTCGTACCTTCAACAAGGTTCGTGACGCGGAGACAGGCGAACGCATGAAACTGTCACAGCAAATAGCAGAGGAAGAAAACGCGGTTGCGGCTTCGCCGTATGACGACCCGTATGTAATTGCGGGAAATGGCGTGGGTGGGCTGGAGATTGTCGATGAGTTGAAGATCCAGGAGCGCGAGATTTCGCATTTTTTCTGTCCTGTCAGTGGTGGTGGATTGATGGCGGGTCACGCGCTTGCAATCGCCGATGGATTTCCGGACGCGCAAATTATTGCGGTGGAACCGGAAGGAGCAGCAGATTTCAAGCAATCATTTGAATCAGGTAAACCCATACGCATCGATCACCCCGATAGTATATGCGACGGCCTTCTTTCGTATTCTGTTGGCGATTACAATTGGCCAATCCTGCAACGGTATATTTCAAGTGTTTCGTTGATTTCCGATTTGGACACGCAACGGGCCATGAAGTGGATCTACGAACAGCATGGTTTACGATCCGAACCCTCGGGGGCGATCGCGACGGCAGCAGTGCTTGCGGAAGGTGCCGACCTCGAAGGAACAGGCGATATTGTCATCGTGTTAAGCGGTCGGAACGTTGACGAAATTGCGTTTCAGAAATGGATTGAGGTCGTCTAGTATAAATAGTGGAGCTGTGGATGGCGCCATCCAATTATTCATGATTTATCGTCCGCCAAAAACTGATCCTTGTCCGGTTATAGTTCGTATGGCATCTCTCCACCCCCTTACCATTATTGCACGAAGTCTTTGTTAGTATTATACTCAGGGATCCTCTTGGGCTCGACCCGTCATGGGCACGAATCGCACCGGGATGACCGACCTTTTGGAAACCTTGCCGTTGGCTTTTTTGGTATAAACGTTCAGGTCCTGGAGGTTACGACCGACCGGTACAACCAGCCTGCCGCCTGTTTTAAGTTGTTCAATAAGGGGCTTGGGTAATTGAGGCGGAGCAGCCGTGATGATAATGCCATCAAAGGGAGCTTCATCGGGCCAGCCGAGGTAACCGTCTCCATGTTTTACCTGAACATCGAAGTATCCCAGTCGTCTGAGATCGGCCTCAGCACGAACAGCCAATGGTTTGATTATTTCGATGCTAAAGACTTCTAACCCCATTTCCGCCAGTACGGCGGCTTGATAGCCGGAGCCTGTGCCGATTTCGAGAATCTTGTCTCCCGGTTTGGCTTGAAGTAACTCGGACATCAGGCCGACTATGTAGGGTTGGGAAATCGTCTGATTCTCACCAATCGGAAGGGGATGATCTTCGTAGGCCATTTCCTGATAATGCACAGGCACCAGCTCGTGGCGTTTTACTTTACGCATGGCTTCAAGAACCACCTTATCACGGATGCCTCGCTGTTTTATTTGATCATCGACCATATCCATGCGCAATTCCTTCCATTTGTCAGCCTCCTCGGTATCCGTCTGGCCTATTACTGTTACGAAACAGCCGAGTAAGAAACCTGCTCCAAGTAGCCATTCAGATCGTATAAAATCTTTCATGAAAATATCCTATCGCCCCATCGTAGCATTTTCCATCCTAAAATGTTAAATGGCTAATTTCAGTGAGCAGCCGAAACCGGTTGAAATACGTTTCACGGGTGAGCCAAAGGGGGTATGGACCGGACGGATCGGTTACTCTGGTAGTGGTCTCCTCTTCCTATAGATCCACGATATTGAGTGATAGGTTTGACCAAATGGGGCAACGCGTCCTTGACCCATATTCCTTCTGCGTAAGTATGGACTGAAATTAAACAAGAATTTATAGTGGGAGATCCAAAGAGCAAACAAGGCAAGGGGGCAGCAATCCGCTTGATGAAACGCCATCATTTCAGCCCA
This region of Verrucomicrobiota bacterium genomic DNA includes:
- a CDS encoding pyridoxal-phosphate dependent enzyme; its protein translation is MAIKVPTINEVRDAVTVIREHFSPAPLIRSYPLEKRLGLPESRRVWIKDYGWTPVGSFKLMGALNWMANNCELIGERCVAAHSSGNFASGISFAGMRYGKRVIVVMPDNAPEIKFKRTRSFGAEVRTFNKVRDAETGERMKLSQQIAEEENAVAASPYDDPYVIAGNGVGGLEIVDELKIQEREISHFFCPVSGGGLMAGHALAIADGFPDAQIIAVEPEGAADFKQSFESGKPIRIDHPDSICDGLLSYSVGDYNWPILQRYISSVSLISDLDTQRAMKWIYEQHGLRSEPSGAIATAAVLAEGADLEGTGDIVIVLSGRNVDEIAFQKWIEVV
- a CDS encoding protein-L-isoaspartate(D-aspartate) O-methyltransferase, giving the protein MKDFIRSEWLLGAGFLLGCFVTVIGQTDTEEADKWKELRMDMVDDQIKQRGIRDKVVLEAMRKVKRHELVPVHYQEMAYEDHPLPIGENQTISQPYIVGLMSELLQAKPGDKILEIGTGSGYQAAVLAEMGLEVFSIEIIKPLAVRAEADLRRLGYFDVQVKHGDGYLGWPDEAPFDGIIITAAPPQLPKPLIEQLKTGGRLVVPVGRNLQDLNVYTKKANGKVSKRSVIPVRFVPMTGRAQEDP